The Schaalia dentiphila ATCC 17982 sequence AGGGCCTCGTCCATGGTGACGTGCTCGCTTCCCACACCGAGGATCGCGTCGCGGAAGCGCTCGTGTTCGAGGGCGAGGGGCTCGCGCTTGGTGAGCGCGTAGCGCACAACCTGTCCCTCGCTCACCCCACGGAACGCTGCGATGGCGTCCCACTGCAGGGGCGCGTGGCCATTCTCGTAGAAGGTCAGGTCCCCCATCGCGGTGTCTGCAACGAGCGCGCCCCGCTCCCCCGTCACGATCGTCGTGCGGTCCTTGAAGGGGGTCAGCCAGTTGACGAGGTGGTTGACAAGGATACCGCCTGCAAGTACGCCCGAGGCGACCATCATGTCCTCGTGCACTCGCCCCGAGCGCACGGACGTGCGCGCGTAGATGCTCTCGTAGGGGGCACCGGCCACCCACGCGGCCAAGTCCACGTCGTGCGTAGCCAAGTCCTTCACCACGCCGACGTCGCTAATGCGGGCGGGGAAGGGCGACTGGCGGCGCGTCGCAATCTGCTCAATCGCTCCGAGCTGGCCCTCCGCGATCCGCCTGCGCATGTCAATGAGCGCCGGGTTGCAGCGCTCGACGTAGCCGACAGCGCCAACGAGGCCCGCGGCCGCAAAGGCGTCGCGGATGCGGTGGCCCGCCTCCACGCTCGTGGCGAGGGGCTTCTCGACGAGGGTGTGCACCCCGGCCTCGGCCAGCGCCAAGGCTGCGGCCTCGTGGTGTGCGGTAGGCGCGGCGATGATCGCGGCGTCGATGCCGACCTCGATGAGTTCCTCGACACCGCCCAGGACGGGCAGGTCACCGGCGACGCCGAATCGGTCGCCGCCCGGGTCAGCGAGGGCGACCAGGTCCACGCCGGCGGTGGCGCGGGCGTTGCGCACGTGGTGTCGGCCCATCGAGCCGATGCCGAGGATTCCGAGGCGAATACTCATGTCAGGCCCCCGCTTCCGCGAGTGCATTCACGGCCTCGACGATGCGCTCCAGCTCGCCGGGCGTCAGGGACGGGTAGATCGGCAGGGAGAGGACCTGGTCGGCTGCCTCGCGCGTGGCCGCAAGCCCCAGGCCGGGGGCAAAGCGGGCG is a genomic window containing:
- a CDS encoding Gfo/Idh/MocA family protein, with protein sequence MSIRLGILGIGSMGRHHVRNARATAGVDLVALADPGGDRFGVAGDLPVLGGVEELIEVGIDAAIIAAPTAHHEAAALALAEAGVHTLVEKPLATSVEAGHRIRDAFAAAGLVGAVGYVERCNPALIDMRRRIAEGQLGAIEQIATRRQSPFPARISDVGVVKDLATHDVDLAAWVAGAPYESIYARTSVRSGRVHEDMMVASGVLAGGILVNHLVNWLTPFKDRTTIVTGERGALVADTAMGDLTFYENGHAPLQWDAIAAFRGVSEGQVVRYALTKREPLALEHERFRDAILGVGSEHVTMDEALDNLRVVEAILSSAATGRSVDL